The Oscillatoria acuminata PCC 6304 genomic interval TGACTATATCAATGGAGTAATTTATCAAAAACCCATGCCACAAGGAGAACATAGCCGATTACAAGCTCGTCTTTTATCCTTAATTAATCAACTGGGTGAACCTCAGAACTTAGCTTCTGCCTTTCCCGAGTTACGCTGTACATTTGGTGGGTCTGCAATCGTGCCAGATATAGCAGTATTTGAATGGCACAGGATTCCCCGAAAACCGAATGGCAGAGTGGAAAATCGATTTACAATTGCACCGGATTGGACGATTGAAATTTTGTCTCCCGACCAATCGGCAACTCGGGTCATTCAGAAAATTATCCTATGCCTCAATCATGGAACAAAGTTGGGATGGTTAGTCGATCCAGAGGATGAATCGGTGTTAATTTTTAAACCCAATCAAAACCCAGAATTAAAAACTGGAGATGATGCGTTACCCGGTTTAAGTATATTAACCGATTGGCAATTATCAGCCCAAGATTTATTTGGATGGCTGTATTCATAGTTAAAACCGGAGGAAATAAGACAGACGCTTTCTTTGCAAACGAGAAGCTCATCTGTAGAGACGATTCGCGAATCGCCTCTACAGATATAACGCAACTGGGTTGGTTTATCGATTGGCAAGACTGATTAATGGCGATCGCCTCCCCAGCGTTAAAGCAGAATCGGATATTCTGCCGGTTTTAAGCAGTTTTCCAAATTGGGAATTATCGGTGAATCAAGTTTTTGATTTATTAAGTTTTTGAAGCCCTAAAATTAGCTCCAAAAAAGGAGGTTTCTGAACAACCTACTCTCAAAACATCACGCCGGATACGGATTGGGAATTAGCGACGGTTGAATCGCCCACCGATGAGACGATAGAGGATTATCGCAACAAACAAAATCAGGGCAAAGGGAAAAAAGGGAAGGGCAATAACGCCCCCCATA includes:
- a CDS encoding Uma2 family endonuclease, with translation MTPAIQSLTEITLEDFLQLPETKPASDYINGVIYQKPMPQGEHSRLQARLLSLINQLGEPQNLASAFPELRCTFGGSAIVPDIAVFEWHRIPRKPNGRVENRFTIAPDWTIEILSPDQSATRVIQKIILCLNHGTKLGWLVDPEDESVLIFKPNQNPELKTGDDALPGLSILTDWQLSAQDLFGWLYS